CAGTAGTCGCTGCCATGCCTTAATGGGGCAAACCTATCTCAAGCAGGGACAAATTACAATGGCCAAGGTTCACTTTAACCAGGCCCTGAAAATTAACCCCCAAGAAGCCCAGGCCGTCACAGGAATAGAGACGATTACTAAGGCCGAACGGCGGGCCCAACAAAAGTCCAAGCAAACGATTCCGCCCAAATCCTCCGGTGGGGGTCTGTTTGGTAGTTTATTTAAGAAAAAAGATAAGTAGGATAGCCAGAAGACTATGGTTTATCAACCTCCCACGGGTGGGCGCGACTTACTGCCCTTAGACGTGGCCCAACAACGCTGGATTGAACACCACCTGGAGCAAACCTTTCAACGTTGGGGCTATCACGAAATTGTTACACCAACCATAGAACGCTTGGATACACTCATGGCAGGTGGGGCGGTGCGGCCGGAAACGGTGATGCATGTGCAAGATCCAGATTCCGATTGGTTAGGGTTGCGCCCAGAATTAACGGCTTCGATTGCCAGAGCAGCGGTGACTCGATTAGCCGGTACTCCCTTACCCCAACGCCTCTACTACAAGGCCAATGTCTTTCGCCGGGCCAGTACGAAGGGCTTGAACCGCCGCCAAGAGTTTTTCCAGGCCGGGGTTGAACTAATTGGTGGGTTGGGCTTGCGGGCTGATGCAGAAATTTTATTTTTACTCCAAGACTGTTTGCAAACCTTAAATCTCCAGGCCTGGTCAGTCCTCCTGGGAGATGCGGGTCTTACCCAATGCTTATTAAATACCTTTCCCCCGGCCTGGCAGTCCCAAATTCGTCATCACTTGGCCCAATTGGATCGAGTCGCCCTCTTAGAATTGCCTCTGCCCAATGATATCCGCACAAAAGTCTTAGAACTCCTCAATCTGCGCGGCCCCGCCGATCTGGTGATGGCCAAACTCCAGGCCTGGCCCTTAGATCAAGCCGGAAATCAACGGCTCCAGGCCCTGGCGCAGTTATTGGCCATCATCGGCGATCAACTCAACATCATCCTTGACTTGAGCCTGATACAAACCTTTGATTACTACACGGGCATTGTTTGGGATGTGGTGGCCTATGCCGAGGGTGATTTAAGGGTGATTGCCCAAGGGGGCCGCTATGACCAACTCTTGGGAACCTACAGCCCGGAAGCCCAGTCTCAACCCGGTATTGGTTTTGTTTTTAACTTGGAGAACCTCCAACAGAGTCTTGGGAATCAAGGGCAATTACCCCAGCAGCCCCCCCGCAGTCATTGGTTAGTTGTGCCGACATCAGAGCCAGCCCTCAAAGCCAGCTTTACCCATGCCCAGACCCTGCGCCTTGAGGGAGAAGTACGCGCCGAAATTGCCCTAGATCCCCTCAGCCCGGCTGAAATTCGCGCCTATGCCCAACGCCAGCAGATTCCCTACATTGCCTGGGTGAATGAAGCCGGTCAGCCAAGGGTGGAAATTGTCAGTGAGGGGGAGGTCGTACCATGTTAACCATTGCTATGCCCAAGGGTGCGCTCCTCAAAGACAGTATTAAAACCCTGAGCTTGATTGGCCTGGACTTTTCAGCCCTCTTAGATAATTCCCATCGCCAACTGCAAATCCTCGATCCCAGTGGCCAGGCCCGCGCCTTATTAGTCCGCGCCCAAGATGTCCCCGTCTATGTGGAATATGGCCAGGCCCAGTTGGGCATTGTTGGGTATGACGTGCTGAAGGAAAAACAGCCCCAGGTGGCCCAAATTGCGGATCTCAAGTTTGGGGGTTGTCGGTTATCGGTGGCCGTCAAGCAAACCAGTCCCTACAAATCAGCCCGAGATCTGCCCCCCCAGGCCCGGGTTGCCTCTAAATTTGTCAAATGTGCCGCTGATTACTTTCAAGCCCTCGATTTACCTGTGGAAGTGGTTCCCCTGTCTGGTTCGGTGGAATTGGGGCCCTTAACAGGGATGGCCGAAGCTATTGTGGATTTAGTCTCCACTGGCCGCACCCTCAAAGAGAATGGCTTAATTGAACTAGAACAGTTGTTTTACAGCACCGCCCGCCTCATTGCCCACCCCCTCAGTTACCGTTTGGACAGTGAACAATGCCGGGCCTGGGCTGAGGAGATTTTAGGGATCAATGAATGCATGGAGTCAGCCCTTAAGCCGTAGTCAAGGCAGCCAACTCTGAGAGAAAGCTGTAATGTTCTGTTACAAATCAGTGTCCCTGTGACAATTCTTAAAAAAAGGACTATAGTTTAGGGCAGTGTTGGGCGGTCAATCTGTTTCTTCCTAATGTCTTTAGTATTTGTGGTGTGTGGTAATGAGCTTTAATCCAAAACGTAAATTTCACGTTACCGAGCCGGAATGGGCTGGCCTGGTCAATTCCCGGCAACAGCTGGAGCAATCCTTCGCCTCAGAACTACCGGAGCCTACTGCATCTTGGGACAGCCAAACCCAGTTAGAACAAGAACAGTCCATGGTTCAACAACAAGCAGCCGAAATTAGGCGTTTACGGGTCCAAGTCCGTTATCTCCAGGCCCAGTTAGTCAATCCTGCTGCCCCAGCCCATCTTAAACCGGCAACTGTGAAGGCACAAACTCCCCCCGCCATCCTCCCCCATGCCACCAACTGGGCAGAACTGACCCCGGCCTGGCAAAATGGGGATTTAGGCATTCGTCCTTGGCAAGCTGAACCCATCCGTTCACAGCGGCGGGCCCAAGTTGAATTACCCCACTTTGCCCGGCGTTAACCCCCCTCTCCAAAGGAGTTATTCATGTGCGGCATTGTTGGCTACATTGGCCCGCGTCCGGCGGCGGAAGTGCTGTTAGAAGGTCTCCGCAAACTGGAATATCGGGGCTACGATTCAGCGGGGATTGCAGCGGTCTGGGAAGGAGAACTTCACTGTATTCGGGCCAAGGGTAAACTCCATAATCTCCAAGAAAAATTAGACAAGCTCCACCTCCCGGCCCGGATTGGCATTGGTCACACCCGCTGGGCCACCCACGGTAAACCGGAAGAATATAATGCCCATCCCCACCGAGATGCCAGTGGCCGTTTGGCCGTTGTCCAAAATGGGATTATTGAAAACTATCGCGAACTGCGGGAAAACCTCAAAGCCAAGGGCTATCTCTTCACCTCGGACACGGACACGGAAGTCATTCCCCATTTGATTGCGGATTTTCTCAAAATATCTGCTCCCAACACAAACAGTCATCATCACGGCCTGTTAGACGCAGTGCGGCAAGCGGTGCAACATCTCCAGGGAGCCTTTGCCATTGCTGTGGTTTCCGCGGATTTCCCCGATGAGTTAATTGTGGCCCGTCAGCAAGCGCCCCTCGTTTTGGGCTTTGGGGAAGGGGAATTTTTCTGTGCCTCTGATACTCCCGCCCTAGTGCCCTATACCCGCGCCGTCTTGCCCCTCGAAAATGGGGAAATTGCCTGTTTAAGCCCCACCGGAGCCGAGATTTACGACTTTTCTGGGCAACGCCTCCGTAAAACCCCCCGCACCTTGAATTGGAATCCGGTTTTAGTCGAAAAGCAGGGCTTCAAACACTATATGCTCAAAGAAATTTATGAGCAGCCGGGGGTCGTTCGCACCTGTTTGGAATATTACTTGCGGGATGATTGGCGACCGGATGCCGACTTTAGCCCCATCAAATTAAACTTATCTCCGGCCCTCCTCGCTGATTTAGAGCAGGTGCAGATTTTGGCCTGTGGCACGAGTTGGCACGCCGGATTGGTGGGTAAATATCTGTTGGAAGACTTAGCCCAAATTCCCACCAGCGTTCAATATGCCTCCGAGTTTCGCTATGCCCCCCCGCCCGTGACCCGCCAGACCCTGACCATTGGGGTGACTCAATCTGGGGAAACCGCCGATACCTTAGCGGCCTTGGAGTTGGAGCTACATCGCCGGGCTAATTTGAGGTCAGAACTACAACCGCGTCTATTGGGAATTACAAATCGCCCCGAAAGTAGCTTAGGTCATCTTGTCTCCGAGATTATTGATACCCATGCCGGGATTGAAATTGGGGTGGCCGCAACTAAAACCTTTGTCGCCCAGTTGTTAGCGTTTTATTTGTTGGCTCTGGATCTGGCCTGGCAACGGCAAACCCTTGATCATTCCCGTTTAGGCGCAATCATTGATCAACTGCGGCAACTGCCGGCCCAAGTCGAGCAAATTCTCGAAAGTCAGGAACGCTATATTGAAACCCTGTCCCATGACTTTGCTGATACCCAAGACTTTATTTTCCTCGGACGTGGGATTAACTTCCCCATTGCCCTTGAGGGAGCCTTAAAACTGAAGGAAATTAGCTATATCCATGCGGAAGGCTATCCGGCCGGGGAAATGAAACATGGGCCGATTGCCTTGCTGGATGCGAAAGTGCCGGTGGTGACGATTGCGATGCCGGGGATTGTGTTTGAGAAAGTTCTCTCCAATGCCCAGGAGGCTCGGGCCCGCGATGCACGCTTAATTGGGGTGACACCGATGGAGGAACAGGAGGCTCGCGATACCTTTGATGCCCTCTTGCCGGTGCCGGAAGTAGATGAGTTATTGTCCCCAATTTTGACGGTGATTCCCCTCCAACTGCTGGCCTATCACATTGCGGCAAGGCGGGGTCTGGATGTGGATCAACCCCGGAATTTGGCCAAGTCAGTCACGGTTGAGTAAGCCAATTGATTATTTTGCAGGTGATAGCAGCGTTGGAGATTGGGCTTGACTGTTGGGAGTCAGGGTTTGGCCATAGACTCGGGGGCGGTCACTGGGCCTGGCTAACATTTCCTGCTGGCGGTTGACGGCCCAAACTTGGGTTTTCGGATCTCCCATTGTGGTGGTTTGAAATAAGATTTGATCCGGTTGCTCCTGACTCCAACCCAAAAGAGTCGCATGATCATAATCTACAGACTGGGGCCAGACAGCGGTTAGGGTTTGTTGGGGACGAGACCAAATCACGGCCACATCGGAGGCGAAATCCGTGGAAAACAGGCCTTGAAAGTGACGAATCAGGAGTTGCTCACCGGATGCTGACCAGCCGACCGGCCAGAGAACGGCAATTAAGCCCGCTCCATCAGGGGGTAAGTCTTGGCGTAATTCTGGATCAATGAGGCTGGTACTTTGCCATTGTTGTACCGCTTGGGTTTGGGTGTTGGTAATTGTCAGAGTGCTGGTGAGTTGATTCTGGGCAAAGTTAGGGTGGGCCTGGAAAATCAACTCGGCCTGGGCCTGGTAAAGACCATCGGGAGAAATGAAAGTGGCTGTTTTTTGAGAATAGGTTTGGGCCTGGTGACTAAGGGCCGCTAACTTTTGTTGTGCAACGATCCAGGCCCAGGGTAATGGAAACGGGCTTTTGAGGGGATCCGCTGCGGGTAGAGATTGGCTTGGGGAGACTAGCGTAGATTCAATGGGAGTGGGTGACTGATGCTGAGCTAACACAGGCCCAGAGAGATGCCAAACCAGGCCCCCCGTCCAGAGGAGAGACATGGCCACTAAGCTGGGGAGAGGAACCCGGATTCCAGAGGCGAACAATTGCGCTGTAGTCATGATCAGCCACCTCACCTGAAAATTGCTTTGAATATTAAAGTTAAAAACTAACGAGGCAAATAAAATTAATGTGAGGCAAAAAACCAGTAGATTTTAGGAGTTCAGGCCTAAACCCCAAGATTCTCAAGCTCATCAGACCCAGTGGGGCAACCCGATCCAGGCCTGGGAAGATTGGAGAAAACCAATAAGTCCATCGCTATTTTTTAAGATAACAATTGAGATCAAGGCAAAAGGCTGCCTTTACCAAAAGTTACCTGGACTATGGGCCTATGGTTCAGAGGTTTTGCTCAGTCACACTCACTTCAACATAGGCTTGATGTTTGGTGCTGAAAATGATCCACATCATCCAGGCCTGTGATCTGGATCAAGCCACGTGCTTACAACCTGAATCTGCCAACCTATAGCGTTACTCATTGAGGGTGAGAGGGGAACCAGTCAGAAAATGCTGGATGGACAGTCTTTTTGACATTTCTATTCCCTCAGAACAGTCTGCGTAACGCTATAGGGCCTGATTAACCATCCCGATGAGTCAAAAGAGTCCGGCGGCGGCGGGGCATTTCCAATAACAGCCAGAGGGAGTAGAGACTGGCTAAACAACTCAGTCCAAAAATTAAGAGGCGGATGTAGATAGATACCGAGGTGGGGGAGGGAAAGAGAATCCCGCGAATGAAGGCATTACCCAGGCCACTGACATTAAACAGGACATGGATCACCAGGGCGGCAAAATCCTCCGAGCGGCGGGAACGTTCTAATTCAATCGCGTTAAACTTGTGCCAAATCGGGAAATCTGAGTCCTGGTGGCTAATTAAGATTTGCTGGTAGAGGAGAATTTGGGTCATAACCTGTTGGTGGTGAATCAGCAGCAAGTTAATCACTAGAGAGATAAAGGAAATCCCGACACTGGCAAAGGCAAAATTGGCATCCGCAAGGGAAACCCCAAAAATAGTTGTTGCCACAGTGATAAAGGTCAGAAAGGCCCGATTCCGCACCTGTAGGCGTGTGTTGTATTCATCACTGGTGGATTTGAACAGGTCGGAAGCGGACAGGCCCATTGGTTAAGATCCAAAAATAAATGAACCAGCAGTGATCACAGTTCTGGCGGCGACTATCCCTCGGCGGCCAAGGCAGACAGCAGAATCCGATCTACGAAGGCCCCAATGAGTTGGTTGGCAATGGGGGTTTCTTGGGTAGAGTTGGCCAGTTCTCGCCATGCATCGGGATTCTCAAAGTAGCGATCACAATAGCGGCTAATCCGGGCAATCAAATCCGTCCGATCCACCTCAGGGTGAAACTGAAAGGCATAAAACGGTTGTCCGGGTAAAGTAAAACCATGATAGGGACAAAGCTGGGAATAGGCGAGGTGAATGGCTTGGGGTGGGAGGGACAGGGCTCGTTCTTGGTGGCCAGAAATGGCTAAAAATTCTGAAGGTAAGGTTTGACAGAGGGGATCTGCGGCGGCGTTGGGTGTGAGATAAATCGGATAAGTGCCCATTTCCATATGATCACGGTCTAAAATCACCCGCCCACCGAGAGCTTCCACCGCTAATTGAAAGCCGAAACAGGAGGCAAAGACGGGGATTCGCTGTTCAAGGCAATCAAGAATGAGGGCCTGGGAAGGGAGCACAAAGGGATATAAATCCGGCTTCAGGACACTGGCATCACTGGAGCCACCAATAAACAAAGCATGATGGCCCTGAATCACCGTTGGGGAAAACTCGGCCTGATCAAACCCATTGAGAATGGTAAATTGCTCCGGGCGTAAACCACTATAGCGGCTAAATTCGGCTAGTTCCTCTTGTTGTGTTGGGGGATCATTCCGGGCCTGGAGAAGCAAGATCCGCAGCGAGTGCCGATTCATGGTGCTGAGATTTCGGAGGAAGCCCGATCATCTGGGCTATGCTCGGATTCTGAAGACAAGTCAATGACCAGAGGAGAACTCGGCTGCCAGAGCAAATATAAGCCAAGGAGAGCAAAGCCAATCGCCGCAATGGATTTGAGCAATGGGGCCGGGAGGATCTGCGACACTTGGCCGCCCAGGAGTACCCCTAAAAAGCTAGTGAATACGAGGCCACTGGCCACACCTAAAAAGGCTAATCGGGGCGAGCGGGCATTTCCCCCTAAGGTAATTGCGGCCAATTGACTTTTATCCCCCAACTCGGAAAGGAAAACCATTACAAAGCTGACCCCCAATAGCTGCCAATTCATCACTGCATCCTCTGTAGTGTCAACGTTAACTCCCAAAAATAAAATCTCGATTCGGTAGCTATTTTAGCCCACTCTCCCAGGCCTGCCCCAACCACCTGCCAAATCTCTGAAATATAGTGAAGTTAACGAGAGCCAATCCCCCAGAATTAGATGCCATGGTTGCCAGCCCCGAAACCCAAACCAATTTTGAGCTTGAACCAGACATAACT
The window above is part of the Pseudocalidococcus azoricus BACA0444 genome. Proteins encoded here:
- a CDS encoding TMEM165/GDT1 family protein — its product is MNWQLLGVSFVMVFLSELGDKSQLAAITLGGNARSPRLAFLGVASGLVFTSFLGVLLGGQVSQILPAPLLKSIAAIGFALLGLYLLWQPSSPLVIDLSSESEHSPDDRASSEISAP
- the glmS gene encoding glutamine--fructose-6-phosphate transaminase (isomerizing), whose amino-acid sequence is MCGIVGYIGPRPAAEVLLEGLRKLEYRGYDSAGIAAVWEGELHCIRAKGKLHNLQEKLDKLHLPARIGIGHTRWATHGKPEEYNAHPHRDASGRLAVVQNGIIENYRELRENLKAKGYLFTSDTDTEVIPHLIADFLKISAPNTNSHHHGLLDAVRQAVQHLQGAFAIAVVSADFPDELIVARQQAPLVLGFGEGEFFCASDTPALVPYTRAVLPLENGEIACLSPTGAEIYDFSGQRLRKTPRTLNWNPVLVEKQGFKHYMLKEIYEQPGVVRTCLEYYLRDDWRPDADFSPIKLNLSPALLADLEQVQILACGTSWHAGLVGKYLLEDLAQIPTSVQYASEFRYAPPPVTRQTLTIGVTQSGETADTLAALELELHRRANLRSELQPRLLGITNRPESSLGHLVSEIIDTHAGIEIGVAATKTFVAQLLAFYLLALDLAWQRQTLDHSRLGAIIDQLRQLPAQVEQILESQERYIETLSHDFADTQDFIFLGRGINFPIALEGALKLKEISYIHAEGYPAGEMKHGPIALLDAKVPVVTIAMPGIVFEKVLSNAQEARARDARLIGVTPMEEQEARDTFDALLPVPEVDELLSPILTVIPLQLLAYHIAARRGLDVDQPRNLAKSVTVE
- the hisG gene encoding ATP phosphoribosyltransferase, translated to MLTIAMPKGALLKDSIKTLSLIGLDFSALLDNSHRQLQILDPSGQARALLVRAQDVPVYVEYGQAQLGIVGYDVLKEKQPQVAQIADLKFGGCRLSVAVKQTSPYKSARDLPPQARVASKFVKCAADYFQALDLPVEVVPLSGSVELGPLTGMAEAIVDLVSTGRTLKENGLIELEQLFYSTARLIAHPLSYRLDSEQCRAWAEEILGINECMESALKP
- a CDS encoding type 1 glutamine amidotransferase gives rise to the protein MNRHSLRILLLQARNDPPTQQEELAEFSRYSGLRPEQFTILNGFDQAEFSPTVIQGHHALFIGGSSDASVLKPDLYPFVLPSQALILDCLEQRIPVFASCFGFQLAVEALGGRVILDRDHMEMGTYPIYLTPNAAADPLCQTLPSEFLAISGHQERALSLPPQAIHLAYSQLCPYHGFTLPGQPFYAFQFHPEVDRTDLIARISRYCDRYFENPDAWRELANSTQETPIANQLIGAFVDRILLSALAAEG
- a CDS encoding ATP phosphoribosyltransferase regulatory subunit, with product MVYQPPTGGRDLLPLDVAQQRWIEHHLEQTFQRWGYHEIVTPTIERLDTLMAGGAVRPETVMHVQDPDSDWLGLRPELTASIARAAVTRLAGTPLPQRLYYKANVFRRASTKGLNRRQEFFQAGVELIGGLGLRADAEILFLLQDCLQTLNLQAWSVLLGDAGLTQCLLNTFPPAWQSQIRHHLAQLDRVALLELPLPNDIRTKVLELLNLRGPADLVMAKLQAWPLDQAGNQRLQALAQLLAIIGDQLNIILDLSLIQTFDYYTGIVWDVVAYAEGDLRVIAQGGRYDQLLGTYSPEAQSQPGIGFVFNLENLQQSLGNQGQLPQQPPRSHWLVVPTSEPALKASFTHAQTLRLEGEVRAEIALDPLSPAEIRAYAQRQQIPYIAWVNEAGQPRVEIVSEGEVVPC